From Vanrija pseudolonga chromosome 1, complete sequence, a single genomic window includes:
- the ILV6 gene encoding Acetolactate synthase small subunit, mitochondrial yields the protein MSLSASLRQQARPLARALSTSATARSGNKPKPIDDSTSALNYKMHRPSARLPHLATAVPRAPSAEDAVTNILYNTPAPSTEPFKRHLLNCLVQNEPGVLSRVSGILAGRGFNIDSLVVCQTEIRDLSRMSIVLKGQDAVIEQARRQLEDLVPVWAVLDYTNTSVIERELLLAKISILGPEFAQQQLTPGAVSSDPIDQLQQREEALARQFEHSGERDSLPAGVPQPELYPSRPRGAASPSELLIAKNLHLAAIKTLADQFGGRVVDVAESSCTVELTAKSSRVEAFLGLVSPFGVLEAARSGTMLLPRTPVARWTEEDEVTAVAESLDASLLPPG from the exons ATGTCGCTGTCAGCAAGCCTCAGGCAGCAGGCCCGCCCCCTCGCGCGTGCGCTcagcacgtcggcgaccgcACGTTCCGgcaacaagcccaagccgATCGACGACAGCACGAGCGCGCTCAACT ACAAGATGCACCGCCCGTCAGCGCGCCTGCCCCACCTCGCGACCGCTGTCCCCCGTGCTCCtagcgccgaggacgccgtgACCAACATCCTGTACAACACGCCTGCCCCCAGCACCGAGCCCTTCAAGCGCCATCTCCTCAACTGTCTCGTCCAGAACGAGCCCGGTGTCCTGTCCCGCGTGTCGGGTATCCTCGCCGGCCGTGGCTTCAACATCG ACTCGCTCGTTGTCTGCCAGACCGAGATCCGCGACCTCTCGCGCATGTCCATCGTCCTCAAGGGCCAGGACGCCGTGatcgagcaggcgcgccgccagctcgaggacctcgtccCCGTGTGGGCCGTGCTCGACTACACCAACACGTCGGTgattgagcgcgagctcctGCTTGCCAAGATCTCGATCCTGGGCCCCGAGTttgcccagcagcagctcacccccggcgccgtgtcgtccgACCCCATCGAccagctccagcagcgcgaggaggccctcgcccgccagtTTGAGCActcgggcgagcgcgacagcctccccgccggcgtgccccaGCCTGAGCTTTACCCCTCAAggccccgcggcgccgcctcgccctcggagCTTCTTATCGCCAAGAacctccacctcgcggccatcaagacgctcgccgaccagtttggcggccgcgtcgtcgacgtcgccgagtcgagctgtACCGTCGAGCTGACCGCCAAGtcgtcgcgcgtcgaggccttcctcggcctcgtcagcCCAttcggcgtcctcgaggctGCCCGCTCAGGAACCATGCTCCTCCCCCGTACCCCCGTCGCCAGAtggaccgaggaggacgaggtcacGGCTGTtgccgagtcgctcgacgcgtcgctcCTCCCCCCCGGATAA
- the SPAC19G12.05 gene encoding putative mitochondrial carrier translates to MSPKGKEKEKPIASLLAGATAGGVEAFITYPLESLKTQLQFGSPSGKKLTPYGILTDTLRERGVRGLYAGVTAVVIGNALKAGVRFTTYDQFKSILKDDQGNLTAPRSMLAGLGAGMMEAVIAVTPSETIKTKMIEDSKRAQPQFNGLVDGVRKIVAQEGWRGVYRGVGPVMLRQGANSAVRFSSYSTLKQLAQGNLPPGQQLPGWATFGIGSTAGVITVYTTMPFDVIKTRMQSLEAKKEYRNALHCAYRIATEEGILKFWKGTVPRLGRLVMSGGIVFSVYEKVYPLAASVVP, encoded by the exons ATGTCGCCAAAGGGAAAGGAGAAGGAAAAGCCGATCgcgtcgctcctcgccggcgcgaccgccggcggcgtggaagCCTTCATCACGTACCCGCTTGAGAGTCTCAAGACGCAGCTCCAGTTCGGCTCCCCAAGCggcaag AAACTCACACCATACGGTATCCTGACCGacacgctgcgcgagcgcggcgtgcgcggcctGTATGCCGGCGTGACGGCCGTCGTGATCGGcaacgcgctcaaggccggcgTGCGCTTCACGACGTACGACCAGTTCAAGAGCATTCTCAAGGACGAccag GGAAACTTGACCGCGCCCCGCTCCAtgctcgccggcctcggcgcaggCATGATGGAGGCCGTGATCGCCGTGACGCCGTCCGAGACGATCaa GACCAAGATGATCGAGGACTCGAAGCGCGCCCAGCCCCAGTTCaacgggctcgtcgacggcgtgcgcaaGATTGTCGCGCAGGAGGGTTGGCGGGGGGTGtaccgcggcgtcgggccaGTT ATGCTCCGCCAAGGCGCCAACTCGGCCGTCCGCTTCTCGTCCTACTCGacgctcaagcagctcgcaCAGGGTAACCTACCCCCTGGGCAGCAGCTGCCCGGCTGGGCAACGTTCGGTatcggctcgacggcgggcgtGATTACCGTGTACACGACGATGCCGTTCGA CGTTATCAAGACCCGCATGCAgtcgctcgaggccaagaaggagtACCGCAACGCCCTGCACTGCGCGTACCGTATCGCGACAGAGGAGGGCATCCTCAAGTTCTGGAAGGGGACCGTGCCGCGTCTCGGCCGTCTGGTG ATGAGCGGCGGCATCGTCTTCTCTGTATACGAAAAGGTGTACCCCCTTGCCGCGAGCGTCGTGCCATAG